A single genomic interval of Tenuifilum sp. 4138str harbors:
- the rfbB gene encoding dTDP-glucose 4,6-dehydratase, which translates to MERRTILITGGAGFIGSHVVRRFVNNYPNYLIINFDKLTYAGNLQNLTDIEGKSNYKFIKGDIASEADVDKVFSEYAIDGVIHLAAESHVDRSITDPMAFIRTNILGTTILLNAARKFWNGNWEGKLFYHISTDEVYGSLGAEGFFTEETPYDPRSPYSASKASSDHLVRAYNHTYGLPAVISNCSNNYGPNQFPEKLIPLSIHNIKNSKPIPIYGKGENVRDWLYVEDHAAAIDLIFHKAKPGTTYNIGGNNEWKNIDLIRLLCQIMDRKLGRAQGESEKLITFVKDRAGHDLRYAIDSSKIQRELGWKPSLTFDVGLEKTVEWYLANEQWLNNVVSGDYLKYYEQQYGGR; encoded by the coding sequence ATGGAACGCAGAACAATTCTAATAACCGGTGGCGCAGGATTCATTGGCTCGCATGTGGTTCGCCGATTTGTAAACAACTACCCCAACTACCTGATTATCAACTTTGATAAGCTAACTTATGCGGGTAACCTGCAAAATCTAACCGACATTGAGGGCAAGTCCAATTACAAATTTATTAAAGGCGATATAGCCAGCGAGGCCGATGTTGACAAGGTTTTTAGCGAGTATGCCATTGACGGTGTTATCCACCTGGCAGCCGAGTCGCACGTGGACCGGTCGATAACAGACCCCATGGCATTTATCCGTACAAACATACTTGGAACCACCATTCTTCTGAACGCAGCCCGAAAGTTTTGGAATGGCAACTGGGAAGGAAAACTTTTCTACCACATTTCCACCGATGAGGTTTACGGTAGCCTTGGGGCTGAAGGGTTCTTCACAGAGGAAACCCCTTATGACCCCCGCAGCCCATACTCCGCTTCAAAGGCATCGTCGGATCATCTGGTAAGGGCCTACAATCACACCTATGGCCTACCCGCTGTTATATCGAATTGCTCCAATAACTACGGGCCAAACCAGTTTCCTGAGAAGCTTATACCACTATCTATCCACAACATTAAGAACAGTAAACCCATCCCAATTTACGGTAAAGGGGAGAATGTTCGCGACTGGCTGTACGTGGAAGATCATGCAGCCGCTATCGATCTGATTTTCCATAAGGCAAAGCCTGGCACAACCTACAATATTGGGGGTAACAACGAGTGGAAGAATATTGACCTTATCAGGCTGCTTTGTCAAATAATGGACAGGAAACTCGGCAGAGCCCAGGGGGAGTCGGAAAAGCTGATAACCTTTGTAAAGGACAGGGCTGGTCATGACTTACGCTACGCCATTGACTCCAGCAAAATTCAGCGCGAGCTGGGCTGGAAGCCATCGCTAACTTTTGATGTGGGCCTGGAAAAAACCGTTGAATGGTACCTGGCCAATGAGCAATGGCTTAACAATGTGGTAAGCGGCGATTACCTGAAATACTACGAGCAGCAGTACGGAGGGCGCTAG
- a CDS encoding DUF2461 domain-containing protein gives MPGLQKETVNFLVNLSNNNNREWFQVNRNYYEQAQTDFQRLVFTLIAGISHFDKSIGALEPRDCIFRIYRDVRFSANKNPYKENFGAFIAPGGRKSSGCGYYIHIQPGGSFASGGLYMAPAPVMKAVRTAMVENRSEFLSVVNNPKFKSTFTWEGVEQAKRTPAGFEFDPELDLFLRLKHITPSRDFTDDELFHPDFDLRAIEVFETLSPLVKFLNQAIP, from the coding sequence ATGCCCGGACTACAAAAGGAAACCGTTAATTTTCTTGTAAACCTCTCAAACAATAATAACCGTGAGTGGTTTCAGGTTAACCGCAATTATTATGAGCAGGCCCAAACCGATTTTCAACGGCTTGTGTTTACACTGATTGCAGGTATTAGCCACTTCGATAAATCGATAGGTGCTCTTGAACCCCGCGATTGCATCTTTCGTATTTACCGCGATGTTCGCTTTTCTGCTAACAAAAATCCTTACAAGGAGAACTTTGGGGCCTTTATTGCTCCGGGTGGCCGAAAAAGCAGTGGTTGTGGCTATTACATCCATATCCAGCCCGGGGGTTCATTTGCTTCGGGAGGTTTGTACATGGCCCCTGCGCCTGTTATGAAAGCGGTACGCACGGCAATGGTTGAAAATAGGAGCGAGTTCCTTTCCGTAGTTAACAACCCTAAGTTCAAATCAACCTTTACCTGGGAGGGAGTTGAGCAGGCTAAGCGCACACCTGCAGGTTTTGAGTTCGATCCCGAACTCGATCTATTTCTCAGGTTGAAACACATAACCCCATCACGCGATTTTACCGATGATGAACTCTTTCATCCCGATTTCGACCTTAGGGCGATTGAAGTGTTTGAAACGCTTAGTCCACTGGTTAAATTTCTAAATCAAGCCATACCATAA
- a CDS encoding septal ring lytic transglycosylase RlpA family protein yields the protein MRSLFTAIIALLPICINAQVGYVQEGNASYYGDNFEGRVTASGERYSHLKATCAHVSIPFGSLVKITNLDNNQTAIARVNDRGPFVPDRIIDVSKSVAERLGMIGTGIARVRIEVIDSQGIKLNSQEDASKTAVTDWGKKTTNSQTVEIKTNQQAAPSEAIEYFSVEVQKQTKKGFYVQLGSFREQTNIFLLLADAQEQFGKKTCVQVVAVNNDRLFKLLIGPFTSRSDAEKVKQSAQTKYPGCFIIEAK from the coding sequence ATGCGCAGCCTATTTACAGCAATAATCGCCCTACTACCCATATGCATCAATGCTCAGGTAGGATATGTTCAGGAGGGCAACGCATCGTATTACGGCGATAATTTTGAGGGAAGGGTTACCGCATCGGGTGAACGCTACAGTCACCTGAAAGCTACCTGTGCACACGTGTCAATACCGTTTGGTTCGCTGGTTAAAATAACCAACCTGGATAATAACCAAACGGCAATAGCACGCGTAAACGATAGGGGCCCTTTTGTACCCGACAGAATAATTGATGTTTCCAAATCGGTAGCGGAAAGGCTAGGGATGATTGGTACGGGTATAGCACGGGTTAGAATTGAAGTTATAGATAGCCAGGGAATTAAGCTTAATTCCCAAGAGGATGCATCGAAAACGGCAGTAACCGATTGGGGTAAGAAAACTACCAATTCACAAACCGTTGAGATTAAAACCAACCAACAAGCCGCACCTTCCGAAGCGATAGAGTATTTCTCGGTCGAAGTTCAAAAGCAAACCAAAAAAGGATTCTATGTCCAGCTAGGTAGCTTCCGGGAGCAAACCAATATCTTTTTGCTGCTAGCCGATGCTCAGGAGCAGTTTGGAAAGAAAACTTGCGTTCAGGTAGTTGCGGTAAACAACGACCGCCTTTTCAAGTTACTCATAGGACCATTTACATCCCGTTCCGATGCCGAAAAGGTAAAACAATCCGCTCAAACCAAATATCCGGGCTGTTTTATTATTGAGGCTAAATAA
- a CDS encoding DUF2147 domain-containing protein, which translates to MKKLFLLSLAIMLIVPAMAQHQDKVLGTWLTQYGDSKVTIKKDAKGKFYGEITWLKEPNKDGKPKVDDKNPEPKLQSRPIMGLRMLDGFVYKDNQWVDGTIYNPKEGKTYKCYMWFDDGNYNLLHVKGYIGFSFIGKEVEWTRSN; encoded by the coding sequence ATGAAAAAGCTGTTTTTGCTATCATTGGCTATTATGCTAATAGTGCCGGCAATGGCTCAACACCAGGACAAGGTTCTTGGTACATGGCTTACACAGTATGGCGATTCCAAGGTAACCATTAAGAAGGATGCCAAGGGAAAATTTTATGGCGAGATTACTTGGCTTAAGGAACCCAATAAGGATGGGAAACCCAAGGTTGACGATAAGAATCCTGAGCCTAAACTACAGAGTAGGCCAATTATGGGTTTGAGAATGCTCGATGGCTTTGTTTACAAGGATAACCAGTGGGTTGATGGCACTATCTATAACCCCAAGGAGGGAAAAACCTACAAGTGCTACATGTGGTTCGACGATGGTAACTATAACTTGCTCCACGTTAAGGGTTATATAGGTTTCTCTTTCATTGGGAAAGAGGTGGAGTGGACCCGAAGCAACTAA
- a CDS encoding ComF family protein, with translation MLCTSCLYHIPRTRFWNWDDNPVSQIFWGRVNVEHACSFFYFRKGSRYRKLLHMLKYQGREDIGVFLGRQFGLELKNSELYKPITAIIPVPLHPKRFKERGYNQAEAIARGLSEAMGVPVVTDVLLRNIYTQTQTKKTRMERMQNIAGAFTICNPEKIEGGHVLLVDDVITTGATLETCTQTLIDSVNIKVSVGTLAYATNT, from the coding sequence GTGCTTTGCACCTCCTGTTTATATCATATCCCCCGAACCCGATTCTGGAACTGGGACGATAACCCAGTATCGCAAATCTTTTGGGGTAGAGTGAATGTGGAGCATGCTTGCTCATTCTTTTACTTCCGCAAGGGTAGCCGCTACCGTAAGCTATTGCATATGCTAAAATACCAAGGGCGCGAGGATATTGGCGTGTTTCTTGGTCGTCAGTTTGGCCTTGAGCTGAAAAACTCGGAGCTATATAAGCCAATTACTGCAATAATCCCTGTGCCACTGCATCCTAAACGATTTAAGGAACGCGGTTACAATCAGGCCGAGGCCATTGCAAGGGGATTATCGGAAGCCATGGGCGTTCCGGTGGTGACCGATGTTTTGCTCAGAAACATTTATACCCAAACCCAAACCAAGAAAACGCGCATGGAGCGTATGCAGAATATTGCCGGGGCATTTACTATCTGCAACCCCGAAAAAATAGAAGGAGGGCATGTCCTGCTGGTTGACGATGTTATTACCACAGGGGCCACACTTGAAACCTGCACCCAAACCCTTATCGATTCTGTTAATATTAAAGTTAGCGTTGGCACTCTTGCCTATGCAACTAATACTTAA
- a CDS encoding L-threonylcarbamoyladenylate synthase, giving the protein MGIVGVDIDHAASIIANGGVVAFPTETVYGLGANALNPNAVAKVFALKERPSFDPLIVHIASAENISLLSSCNDPRVFQLAERFWPGPLTIVVPKSTVVPGIVTSDLDTVGIRMPNHPIALELIKKSGCVIAAPSANKFGRVSPTRAEHVLKQLPEVDYILDGGKTTVGIESTVITLDEEGFIILRHGAITHSHLAQVLKPSGAHKPLKGLASPGLLKSHYSPNKPLYIAGETSKPIDPSMAGYIAFGKKPEGNYKRIEYLSETGDMVEAAAHLFEKIHAFEDSDVEYIVADPVPEVGIGIAIMDRLRKAAYRYK; this is encoded by the coding sequence ATGGGGATAGTTGGGGTTGATATCGACCACGCTGCATCAATTATTGCCAACGGGGGAGTTGTAGCTTTTCCTACTGAAACGGTTTATGGGTTGGGGGCTAATGCCCTTAACCCCAATGCTGTAGCAAAAGTTTTTGCACTTAAGGAGCGCCCCTCGTTCGATCCCTTAATTGTTCATATTGCTTCAGCTGAAAACATATCCCTTTTATCATCATGTAACGATCCCAGAGTATTTCAGCTAGCAGAACGATTCTGGCCAGGCCCGCTAACCATAGTTGTTCCCAAAAGTACAGTTGTCCCCGGCATTGTGACCTCCGACCTCGATACAGTTGGCATACGCATGCCAAACCATCCCATTGCCCTGGAGCTTATTAAAAAATCGGGATGTGTAATTGCAGCCCCCAGTGCCAATAAGTTTGGAAGGGTTAGCCCCACACGCGCGGAGCATGTGCTAAAGCAGTTGCCTGAGGTGGACTATATTCTTGATGGAGGGAAAACAACCGTTGGAATAGAATCGACAGTAATAACGCTCGACGAGGAAGGTTTTATAATTCTGCGTCATGGTGCAATAACCCATAGCCATTTGGCACAGGTGCTGAAACCTTCAGGTGCCCATAAACCTCTAAAAGGGCTAGCATCGCCCGGACTGCTTAAATCGCACTACAGCCCAAACAAACCACTATACATTGCTGGTGAAACCAGCAAACCCATTGACCCATCAATGGCAGGATATATTGCCTTTGGGAAAAAACCAGAAGGTAACTACAAACGTATTGAGTACCTATCGGAAACGGGCGATATGGTTGAAGCGGCAGCGCACCTTTTTGAAAAAATCCACGCCTTTGAGGATTCCGATGTGGAATACATAGTTGCCGATCCTGTACCTGAGGTAGGCATCGGAATTGCCATTATGGACAGGCTCCGTAAAGCGGCTTACAGGTATAAGTAA
- the purE gene encoding 5-(carboxyamino)imidazole ribonucleotide mutase, which yields MNRKVVIIMGSKADLDWANQIVNVLKGFGIETVTRIASAHKVPLKCYELIKHYEKENVVFITIAGMSNALSGFTDAQTHCPVIACPPYSDKFGGADVYSSLRMPSGVAPLTILSTENAALAAAKIIGLSNPDIQKKIAEYQEKKRIELEEADKNIQ from the coding sequence ATGAACCGCAAAGTTGTAATCATTATGGGCTCAAAGGCTGACCTTGATTGGGCCAACCAAATTGTTAACGTGCTAAAGGGTTTTGGAATTGAAACCGTAACACGCATTGCATCGGCCCATAAGGTGCCGCTAAAATGCTATGAGCTGATTAAACATTACGAAAAGGAAAACGTAGTGTTTATAACCATTGCTGGCATGAGCAACGCCTTAAGCGGTTTCACCGATGCTCAAACCCACTGCCCAGTAATTGCCTGCCCACCGTACAGCGATAAGTTTGGTGGTGCCGATGTGTATTCAAGCCTTCGTATGCCATCGGGTGTTGCTCCTCTTACTATTCTTAGCACTGAAAACGCAGCCCTTGCTGCCGCAAAAATTATTGGGCTTTCCAATCCCGATATTCAGAAAAAGATTGCTGAATACCAGGAGAAGAAGCGTATTGAACTTGAAGAGGCCGATAAGAATATTCAGTAA
- a CDS encoding lipoprotein signal peptidase: MNFNKKHLAFLIILLILVIDQALKVWIKTNFAIGDEMRVIGNWFILHFTENPGMAFGLKFWGIWGKIGLSIFRIAAIVAIAWYLNHLIKQQVKTGIIVGLSLILAGAIGNIIDSAFYGYLFDSGTTYSSEFNQWVSYYGISKLNFGGYAGFLQGCVVDMFYFPIIDTVLPSWVPIIGGEHFVFFRPVFNIADSSITIGVIYLLLFHRHTLFGHQHNHK; this comes from the coding sequence ATGAATTTCAATAAGAAACATTTAGCCTTTCTAATAATCCTTCTTATCCTTGTAATTGATCAGGCCCTCAAGGTTTGGATAAAAACCAACTTTGCCATAGGCGATGAGATGAGGGTAATTGGGAACTGGTTCATTCTTCACTTTACTGAAAACCCCGGTATGGCCTTCGGGTTAAAGTTTTGGGGTATTTGGGGTAAAATTGGCTTAAGCATATTCCGTATTGCAGCAATTGTTGCCATTGCATGGTATTTAAATCATCTTATTAAGCAACAGGTAAAAACGGGAATTATAGTAGGCCTTTCGCTCATCCTTGCCGGTGCCATTGGAAATATTATCGATAGCGCATTCTACGGTTATCTGTTCGATAGTGGTACCACTTATAGTTCGGAGTTTAACCAGTGGGTATCGTACTATGGCATATCAAAGCTAAACTTTGGAGGATATGCCGGATTCCTTCAGGGATGTGTAGTTGATATGTTCTACTTCCCTATTATCGATACTGTGCTACCCTCTTGGGTTCCCATTATTGGGGGTGAGCACTTCGTTTTCTTCAGGCCTGTTTTTAACATTGCCGATTCATCCATAACCATCGGGGTGATATACCTGCTGCTGTTTCATCGGCATACTCTGTTTGGGCATCAACATAACCATAAATAA
- a CDS encoding TraR/DksA family transcriptional regulator, which translates to MGEKTRYSDEELAEFKEIILQKLEKARRDYEILKSAITMDESNDTEDTSPTFKVLEEGASTLSKEEAGRLAQRQLKFIQHLEAALVRIENKTYGICRETGKLISKERLRAVPHATLSIEAKNSQR; encoded by the coding sequence ATGGGAGAGAAGACCAGATATTCCGATGAGGAGTTAGCAGAATTCAAGGAAATTATTCTGCAGAAACTCGAAAAGGCACGTAGGGATTACGAAATCCTTAAGAGTGCCATTACCATGGATGAGAGTAACGATACCGAGGATACCTCGCCAACCTTTAAGGTTTTGGAGGAGGGTGCTTCAACCCTATCGAAGGAAGAGGCTGGCCGCTTGGCTCAACGCCAGCTCAAGTTTATCCAACATCTTGAGGCTGCCCTGGTACGTATCGAGAACAAAACCTATGGTATTTGCCGCGAAACCGGCAAACTGATCTCAAAAGAACGTCTACGTGCTGTTCCACACGCAACGCTCAGCATTGAAGCCAAAAATAGTCAACGATAG
- the ileS gene encoding isoleucine--tRNA ligase — protein MGNLKFKEYKGLDLPQVNKDVLKTWEQQNTFRKSIETRKGHPKFIFYEGPPSANGIPGIHHVMARTIKDIFCRYKTQKGFLVERKAGWDTHGLPVELGVEKMLGITKEDIGTKISVEEYNNTCRKEVMKYTDLWEDLTQKMGYWVDMDDPYITYDNRYIESLWYLLQKLFEKGLLYKGKTIQPYSPAAGTGLSTHELNQPGCYRDVKDTTVVAQFNVIRNESSQFLFDLTDTPDVYILAWTTTPWTLPSNTALAINASIKYSIVRTFNPYSGEPLTVVLAKDRQDYYFPAANAELSFNDYQPGDKKVPFKVLSEIEGSKLVGIRYHQLFPWVKPEGDAFRVIAGDFVTTEDGTGVVHIAPTFGADDDRVAKASGIAQLILRDKYRNPEPMVDRRGRFYPIEDLDPDFVKSNVNVDLYREFAGRFVKNEYDSSLPEDAPTLDVDLAVALKKENKAFRIEKHVHNYPHCWRTDKPVLYYPLDSWFIRVTALKDRMIELNKTINWKPASTGTGRFGKWLENLLDWNLSRSRFWGTPLPIWVSEDRSEMICIGSVAQLKDEIEKAIKAGFMDKNPLANYKEGDFSKENYNSFDLHRPFVDNIVLVSPSGKRMFRELDLIDVWFDSGAMPYAQIHYPFENKDNLNELFPADFIAEGVDQTRGWFYTLHALSTLLFDSVAYKNIVSNGLVLDKNGNKMSKRLGNAVDPWEVIEKYGSDPLRWYMITNAQPWDNLKFDIDGVDEVKRKFFGTLYNTYSFFALYANVDGFSYAEDEIPVSQRPEIDRWILSLLNSLVKEVEEAYEDYEPTRAGRAIQDFVIEQLSNWYVRLNRKRFWGGEYDTDKIAAFQTLYTCLETVAMLAAPIAPFYMDQLFTDLNRVTHRHSAESVHLANFPKCNDALIDKNLEEKMEMAQSICSLVLGLRRKVNIKVRQPLQKIMIPILDERFREQLAAVENLILSEVNVKELEYISDSSGILVKKIKPNFKTLGPRYGKAMKAISEAIAKMTQEDIAAFERNGQFTIKAAEGDINLTLEDVEILSEDIPGWLVANEGRYTVALDITITEELRMEGIARELINRVQNMRKDSGFEVTDKIRIKIQKHDKLNKAIEVHKSYISTQTLAREIILVDEELNGNSNVIELDDELSTAISVEKIE, from the coding sequence ATGGGTAACCTAAAATTTAAAGAGTACAAGGGACTTGATTTGCCTCAAGTGAACAAGGATGTTCTTAAGACCTGGGAGCAGCAGAACACCTTTAGGAAAAGTATAGAAACTCGTAAAGGGCACCCCAAGTTTATTTTTTACGAAGGGCCACCATCAGCCAATGGAATACCCGGCATCCATCACGTAATGGCACGCACCATTAAGGATATTTTTTGTCGATATAAAACCCAAAAAGGTTTTTTAGTTGAGCGTAAAGCCGGATGGGACACCCATGGTTTGCCCGTTGAACTTGGCGTTGAAAAAATGCTTGGTATAACCAAGGAGGATATTGGCACCAAAATATCAGTTGAGGAGTACAATAACACCTGCCGTAAGGAGGTAATGAAGTATACCGACCTATGGGAGGACCTTACCCAAAAAATGGGCTACTGGGTCGATATGGACGACCCCTATATCACCTACGACAACCGTTACATTGAATCGCTTTGGTATCTTTTACAAAAGCTTTTTGAGAAAGGTTTACTGTACAAGGGGAAAACCATACAACCATACTCTCCGGCTGCTGGAACCGGTTTAAGTACCCACGAGCTTAACCAGCCCGGATGCTACCGCGATGTTAAGGATACCACTGTGGTAGCACAGTTCAATGTTATCAGGAATGAGAGTAGCCAGTTCCTTTTTGACTTAACCGATACCCCAGATGTATACATACTGGCTTGGACAACCACACCCTGGACTCTTCCATCGAACACCGCACTGGCGATAAATGCCAGCATTAAGTATAGCATCGTTAGAACCTTTAACCCGTACAGCGGTGAGCCATTGACTGTTGTACTGGCCAAGGACAGGCAGGATTATTACTTTCCGGCAGCAAATGCCGAGCTGTCGTTCAACGATTATCAGCCAGGCGACAAAAAGGTTCCCTTTAAGGTTTTATCGGAGATTGAGGGTTCAAAGCTTGTAGGTATCCGATACCATCAACTATTCCCCTGGGTGAAACCCGAGGGCGACGCCTTCAGGGTGATTGCCGGCGATTTTGTTACTACCGAGGATGGTACCGGTGTGGTTCATATTGCACCAACCTTTGGTGCCGACGACGACCGAGTGGCAAAGGCATCGGGTATTGCTCAGCTAATACTTCGCGACAAGTACCGCAACCCTGAACCCATGGTCGATAGGCGCGGAAGATTTTACCCAATAGAGGACCTCGACCCTGACTTTGTGAAAAGCAACGTAAATGTTGACCTTTACAGGGAGTTTGCCGGTAGATTTGTTAAAAACGAGTACGATTCAAGCCTGCCTGAAGATGCACCAACACTTGATGTTGACCTTGCGGTTGCCCTAAAAAAGGAAAATAAGGCATTCAGGATTGAAAAACACGTTCACAACTACCCGCACTGCTGGCGCACCGATAAGCCTGTACTCTACTACCCACTCGATAGCTGGTTTATCCGTGTTACAGCCCTTAAGGATAGGATGATTGAGCTGAACAAAACCATTAACTGGAAACCGGCCAGTACAGGTACCGGGCGATTTGGTAAATGGCTCGAAAATCTGTTGGATTGGAATCTTTCCCGTTCGCGTTTCTGGGGTACACCACTGCCCATCTGGGTTTCAGAAGATCGCAGCGAGATGATTTGTATTGGTTCCGTTGCCCAGCTTAAGGATGAAATAGAAAAGGCTATTAAGGCTGGGTTCATGGATAAGAACCCGTTGGCCAACTACAAGGAGGGTGACTTTAGCAAGGAAAACTATAACAGCTTCGACCTGCATCGCCCATTTGTTGATAATATTGTGCTTGTTTCGCCAAGCGGGAAGCGTATGTTCCGTGAGCTCGACCTAATTGACGTTTGGTTCGACTCTGGAGCTATGCCATACGCTCAAATTCACTACCCCTTTGAGAACAAGGATAATCTTAACGAGTTGTTCCCAGCCGATTTTATTGCTGAGGGTGTTGATCAAACCCGTGGCTGGTTCTATACGCTCCATGCGCTGTCAACTCTACTTTTCGATTCTGTAGCCTATAAGAATATCGTTTCCAACGGATTGGTGCTTGACAAGAACGGTAACAAGATGAGTAAGCGCCTTGGCAATGCCGTTGACCCGTGGGAGGTAATTGAAAAGTACGGTTCTGATCCCTTACGCTGGTACATGATTACCAACGCACAACCCTGGGATAACCTTAAGTTCGATATTGATGGTGTTGACGAGGTTAAGCGTAAGTTCTTTGGAACCCTTTACAACACCTACTCGTTCTTTGCTCTTTACGCCAACGTGGATGGATTTTCATATGCTGAGGACGAAATTCCGGTTAGTCAGCGGCCCGAAATTGACCGCTGGATACTTTCGCTGCTTAACAGCCTGGTGAAAGAGGTTGAGGAGGCATACGAGGACTATGAACCTACACGTGCTGGCCGAGCAATTCAGGATTTTGTAATTGAGCAGCTCAGCAACTGGTATGTAAGGCTTAATCGTAAACGCTTCTGGGGTGGCGAGTACGATACCGACAAGATTGCAGCTTTCCAAACCCTTTATACCTGTTTGGAAACAGTAGCCATGCTGGCTGCCCCCATTGCCCCATTCTACATGGATCAGCTGTTCACTGACCTTAACCGTGTTACACATCGCCATTCAGCCGAAAGCGTTCACCTTGCGAACTTCCCAAAATGCAACGATGCATTGATTGACAAGAACCTTGAGGAGAAGATGGAAATGGCCCAATCAATTTGCTCGCTGGTACTTGGATTGCGACGTAAGGTTAACATCAAGGTTCGTCAACCCCTGCAAAAGATTATGATTCCAATCCTTGATGAAAGGTTCAGGGAGCAACTTGCAGCAGTTGAAAACCTCATTCTTAGCGAGGTTAATGTTAAGGAGCTTGAGTACATTAGCGACTCATCGGGGATTCTGGTTAAAAAGATAAAACCGAACTTTAAAACCCTTGGCCCTCGCTACGGAAAGGCAATGAAAGCAATTTCCGAAGCCATTGCCAAAATGACACAGGAAGACATTGCTGCTTTTGAGCGCAACGGACAGTTCACCATAAAGGCAGCCGAGGGAGATATCAATCTAACCCTTGAGGATGTTGAAATTCTCTCGGAAGATATTCCAGGATGGCTTGTTGCAAACGAAGGACGCTATACGGTTGCACTTGATATTACCATTACTGAGGAGCTTCGCATGGAGGGTATTGCCCGTGAGCTTATCAATAGGGTTCAAAACATGCGTAAGGATTCAGGCTTTGAGGTAACCGATAAAATCCGCATCAAAATACAGAAACACGACAAGCTGAACAAGGCCATTGAGGTTCACAAGAGCTATATTTCAACGCAAACCCTTGCCCGTGAAATTATTTTAGTTGATGAGGAACTAAATGGAAATTCTAACGTAATAGAGTTAGACGATGAACTTTCAACTGCTATTTCTGTTGAAAAGATTGAATAG